Within Chlamydiales bacterium, the genomic segment AGCGATCCAGATCCACTAATAACACCTGTCAATGAACCCGTACCGGAAGTAACTCCCACAGTATCGCCACCTGTCAATGTAATTGCGTTGCTAGCAGACACTGCGTTCGATAGATTTAAAGTGGTGCCAGCTGATAGGGCAAGCGTACTTGTTCCAAGGCCCGTACTGCTACCTAAATCGATGCTACCAGAAGAAAGAGTTGTACCTCCCGTATAAGTATTATTTCCACTTAGTCCAAGAGCACCGCTACCTGCCACAGTAAGCGATCCAGATCCACTAATAACACCTGTCAATGAACCCGTACCGGAAATCACTCCTACATTATCACCACCTGTCAATGTAATTGCGTTGCTAGCAGACACTGCGTTCGATAGGTTCAAGGTAGTACCAGCTGACAGGGCAAGTGTGCTTGTTCCAAGACCTGCGCTATTGCCCAAGTTAATGATGCCAGAAGAGAGTGTTGTGCCACCTGTATAAGTATTGTTTCCACTTAATCCAAGAGCACCACTACCTGTCACGCTAAGAGAGCCGCTTCCCTTAATAATACCTGTTAAAGATCCCGTACCAGTAGCAACTCCCACAGTATCGCTACCTGTTAATGTAATTGCGTTACTAGCCGATACTGTATCCGATAGATTCAAAGTAGTTCCAGCTGACATGGCAAGTGTGCTTGTTCCAAGACCTGTATTATTACCCAAATCAATAGAACCAGAAGTAAGTGTCGTACCTCCTGTATAAGTATTGCTTCCACTTAATCCAAGAGCGCCACTACCTGCTACAGTAAGTGATCCAGATCCGCTAATAACACCTGTTAAAGATCCTGTACCAGAAGCTACACCCACAGTATCACTACCTGCCAGTGTGATTGCGTTGCCAGCAGATATCGTATCTGACACATTTAAAGTAGTTCCAGCTGACATGGCAAGTGTGCTTGTTCCAAGACCTGTATTATTACCCAAATCAATAGAACCAGCAGCAAGTGTCGTGCCTCCTGTATAAGTATTACTTCCACCCAATCCAAGAGCGCCACCACCTGCTTTAACAAGAGATCCAGACCCACTAATGACACCTGTCAAAGATCCTGTACCAGAAGCTACACCCACAGCATCACTACCTGCCAGCGTAATTGCATTACCAGCAGATACTGTGTTCGATAAGTTCAAAGTTGTTCCAGCTGACAGGGCAAGTGTGCTTGTTCCAAGACCTGTGCTACTTCCCAAATCAATAGTACCAGCAGTAAGTGCCGTACCACCTGTATAAGTATTATTTCCACTTAATCCAAGAGCTCCACTACCTGCCACAGTAAGAGATCCAGACCCGCTGATGACACCCGTTAAGGACCCTGTACCACTTGTAACAGAAACATTTTCTGCAGCACTTAAAGTAATTGCGTTACCAGTAGACACTGTATTTAAAAGAGTTAAAGTGGTAGACGCATCCATTACAAGCGTGCCCGTTCCAATTCCAGAGCTACTTCCAAGAATAATAGTGCCAGCAGAAAGTTCTGTGCCTTGTGAATATGTATTTTGTCCGGACAGAGTAAGGGCGCTACTACCTGCTTTAACTATATGCCCAGCCCCATCGACAACTCCAGAAAATGTCGTATTCGATGCTTCATTAATAGTTAAAGTACCCGTTCCCAAATGCACAGTACCGCTACCTGCAAGTGGTCCAAAGCTCTGTGTTGTATTGCTCATATCGAGAATACCAGCAACTGTTACTGTTCCTGTAGTTGCTAAATTACCTCCACCTACTAGTTGAAGCGTACCTGCTGATACATCCGTGCCTCCAGTATAAGTATTGGCACCAGAAAATACGAGCGTTCCTGCGCCTGATTGAGTAAGGGATCCAGATCCACTAATGATTCCAGATAATGTACCTGTGCCACTTGCAACAGAGATTGCATCAGAGCCACTCAGAGTAATAGCATTGCCAGTAGATACTGTATTCGATAGGTTCAACGTAGTTCCAGCTGACATAGCAAGCGTACTTGTCCCAAGGCCAGAGCTACTGCCCAGATTAATACTACCAGAAGAAAGAGTCGTTCCACCTGAAAATGTATTATTCCCGTTCAATCCAAGAGTGCCTGTAGAAGAAAACACAAGACTACCAGGACCAGAAATCACACCTGCAATCGCACTAGAACCTCCTGATAACGTCAATGCGTTACCGCTTCCAAGGCTAACTGTATCACTACTATTTCCAAAGTTAAGCGTTGAAACGCTTATCGAACTATTAACTGCCAAATTACCAATGTTTGTGCTCGTACTTGAAATATTTAAAGTTGATGTACCGCTGATTCCAGAAGAGCCTGTATCAAATGTAATATTGCCTGTACCGCCCCCTGTAACGATGTAAGAAATATTGCTATGAGAGGCCCCTGCATCATAATCACCAGACGCAAAAGTTCCCGACTGAAACTCTATTGAACCATTGCCCTCAAGAGCAACCGTACCAGATCCAATGACACCATTTCCTGCACCAGATAAAATTGTCATTGTATCATTATCTATTGTAACAAGAGTGGCCGAATTCGGCGGAGTAAGAGACAATATGCCTATTGCAGAAGAAGCCCCTGAAAGAATGGGCTGATTTGATACATTGGGAATAGCTGCAGTGGCTCCACTGCCACTTGGAACCGTACTATTATTCCAATTCCCCGATGTATTCCAATCTGTTGATGTACCTCCTGTCCACGTCGATGTTTGTGCATCAAGACTTTTTGAAAGAAGTGTACCCGTTATAATTGCAATCGTTGCAATCGATCTAATCATATAAAACCATATTCATTAAAAAAGATATAAAATGTAGGTTTTACTTTTTTCTTTATTTATTGGCAAAATAAATAATAAACTTTGTCTATTTTATAGAAATAGGCGCACTGAGTTCCTCAACTGTCTTTTTAATTTTGGATCTAACACCCTCTGGAAGGCACTCTCGCTTCAGTACATGTTGGTAGGCTTTTAAAGCCTGCTCTTTAGCCCCCAGGCAACGCGCGCTATCTGCATATATGCAAAGAGAGCCATACTCATAAAACCAATCTTCTACAAAATATCCATCTTGTGGTTTTTTTATACCCAAGGCCTGTACAGCAAGCGCGTAAGCTAATATAAAATTTCCGCGTTGCAAATGGTGCAATGCTAAAAGCCCTAAAGGCTCTGCCCTAATAGGTCTTTGTTGAAAAGCCTGACAATATTCTTTTGTTATCACATCAGATGGGAAGCCCATTTCATCATGCAATCTTGCGACTGTATACAACGAATACCATTTTTCATCCAGAGATCCTTCCATCTGCACCCTTCTCTCATAGTATTTAAGAGCCAATATTTTTTGATTCGCATTAAGATAACACTGGGCAAGACAAAAAACAGCATGGCTGTCTGTAGGATTTTTTCTTACTTCAATTTCCAAGGTCTCTGCATCCTTTAAATGCCTATTGGGGTCACTAGCATGACAACCATCTTGAACATTGATAAGCTTAACCCCATTCATACTTCTTTGAAAATCAAGAACCATTCCCTCACAACTAATGCTTTCATGAACAGATCCCGTCCAATGCCATGGATAGCTTGCATCTACTAACAATATATGCTTACTTGTAAGGCCTCCTGGCTCCTCTGTAGTAACATAATAATAGGGATCTTCCAATGTTGCTTCATTAAACGTAGGCTCAAACTCCAATCTCTGATCTGCATCAATAAATAAAATGTAGTCAGCCTTATCTCTTGCAAGATCAAGCGCTTCATTGCGATTATACTCAAAATTAACCCAAGACCTCTCATGCAATTCTCCAGGCTTATTTTTCATACATTGACAAATGATCTGCTTTGTTGCATCGCAAGAACCCATGTCAACAATAACCCAATAATCAATCTTATCTTTGCATGAATTAAGACAACGCTCAATGATAGCACTCTCATCTTTAACAATCATATTTAGACAGACTGTTTTAGCGTCTGCTACACACGTGCAAATTAAAAATAAAATTATAACAAAACGCATACAACCCTAAACAATTATTTTCTCAAAAAAAATGATCTTATAAAATGAAGTGAGAAGCTTCAATCTTGTTCATTTTATACTAGACTTCTTGCGTAATCACATTTGCTTGTTAAAATTGTCTTTTTTGACATCTTTATCGTTAAATTTATCAACCATATGCTCACATATGCTTGATAAATTTATCAATAAATCTACTCAAAAAATTTCAATTTTTCTAAGCAAAGCTAATTATGCAAGAAGTCTACTGAACTACTTCAAAATCACTTGACGTATCAAATTGCGATAGCGAATACGAAATTAAGATGCGATAAAATGTAATTACGCAAGAAGTCTAATATTGAATCGCCTCATGTTTTAGGCTAATCTTGCGCAATTTTGTCTTTTCACGCAAGATTTATAATATAATTAAATTTTTAGAGCATCTCTACGAGCAGACTCATCTACAGCTAAAATGGATTCTAAAGAAACATCTTGATGATTTTGACAATTTCCCATGAGCCTTTCTAGTTTTTCACTAATGCTCATCCAAGAAATCTCTTTTTTCAAGAAACGATTAACTAAAACTTCATTTGCAGCATTCATGTAGCAAGGCAATGTTCCACCTAAACGCAGCGCCTCATATGCAAGAGAGAGACAGCGAAATTTTGAAATATCTGGTTGTATAAAATCCAACCTTGAATTTTTTACAAAGTCATAAGGCTTTAATAGGCCCTGAAACCGCTCTGGATAGGTCATTGCATATTGAATGGGAATAACCATATCTGGCTCACACATCTGAGCCATAATAGAACCATCAATAAACTCTACCATGCTATGAATTTTTTGTTGAGGATGTATTATAACTTCAATTTGATCTAACTGGGCACCAAACAGCCAATAAGCCTCGATAACTTCTAATCCCTTATTCATCAATGTTGAAGAGTCTATAGTAATTTTTGCTCCCATTGCAAAGTTAGGATGCTTTAAAGCATCCTCTACAGTAACTTGTCCAAGCTGCTCAAGACTCCATTCACGAAAAGGACCTCCTGAACTTGTCAATATAATCCGGCGCACTGATTTAGGATCTTCATGATGCAAGCACTGAAAAACAGCACTATGCTCGCTATCTACAGGTATCAAAGCTACATTATGCTCCTTTACCAAGGGCATGATATAAGCTCCTGCAGCAACCAAAACCTCTTTATTAGCCAATGCGATCGCTTTTTTTGCTTTAATTGCTTCTATCGTTGGCAATAAACCCACAGAACCCACAATTGCTGCAACTACTGTTTCAGCTTCATGGTGAGTTGCAACTTCGCATAACCCTTCCATACCACCAAGCACGCGAATATGAGGTAATTTTTTTTGCAAGATCAAGGCTTTTTCTTTATCATACACAGCAATTAAGCGTGGAGCATATTCCCATGCTTGTTGCTCTAATAGATCGATATTTTCTTTTGCTGAAAGAGCAACTATTTCAACCTTTTCATTAGAGTTTGAAGCGATTTTTAAGGCATTTTTACCAATTGAACCCGTACTTCCAAGCACAGAAATTTTTCTACGCATTTACAATGCTACTCCTGTAAAATATTGTATACACAAACAAGTTCAAAAATTGGTTTTTGAACTTGTTTGTGTATAACAATGATGAAGAAATCTCTTCTTAAACTCAAGTGAGAAAAGGCATTTAGAAAAATGATAAAATTTTATTTACTTGCTGATTTATTCCAATTCCTGGAAAACAAAGAAATTTAATTTATGGATGTCTTATGAAAAAACAACTCTTACTTACAACCGCTCTCTTTGCACAATGCACAATTTATGCTCTTGCAGAGCTCAATCCAGCAGCACCCGCGCTTTTAAGCCAAGGGGTATTTCGTAATGATTGCAATGATAATTTTGGCGTAAAATTTGGATATGTTGGCAACTTTGTTACTGCCGATCGTTTAAAAACTGTTACTACAGGTGCAGTAAGAACCACAGGCTATACAACAAACTCTGGCATACTTACCTTAAACTTTTGGAAGAGAATCGATCTTTATGGCTCTGTCGGTGTATTTTCGTATGATTCAAACAATGCTATTCCAGATGTGGGAGATGTCATCCTACATTCAGCAACAAGAACACATTGGGGCGTCGGGCTAAAAGCTGTATTATGGGAGGCCAATTGGGCACACTATGGAACTACCTATATAGGAGCAAACGTACAATATGGGGCTGCAGTACGAACACCAGTGGATAGCGCAACATTGAATGGAGCTACTGCAACACATACACTATCCTACACCGATCACTCTTCACAATACAGCCTTGGCTTATCTCATAAAATAAGCTGTCTAGTTCCTTATCTTGGCGTCTACTGGGCCAACGAACGAGGAATTGCCAATGGAGCACTCGATGGTGTTGTTTCTAGCAGTAATAAAACAAGAGATCATTTTGGATGGTTTTTCGGAACAACCCTACTTGATACAGGACGCATGAGCGTAACTGCAGAGGCACGTTTCTTATCAGAAACAGCTCTCTCAGTTGGAGCTGACATAAGATTTTAAAAAACTATTATAACACTAACAAAAAAAATTGAGTCTTGATGGACTTGAACCATCGACCCCCTCATTAAAAGTGAGGTGCTCTAACCAACTGAGCTAAAGACTCAAGATGACCCCAAGGGGATTCGAACCCCTGTTATCGGAATGAAAATCCGGTGTCCTAGACCTGACTAGACGATGGGGCCAGATTTTCCTCTTGTAATAAGAAGTTTCTAAAAACACTCCCAGGACAAGAAGTGCTTGAGTTTACAGTGACACAGAATTTCATGCAACAGTTTTATACACAAACAATCTCAAATTTCCATTACATCTTTTTCTTTTGCATGAGCTGCATCGTCAATCTCTTTGCAGGACTTATCTGTTAAATCTTGAATCTGCTTTTCAAGTCTTTTCATCTGATCTTCTGCAATATCACCCGCGCTTTTCTGCTTCTTTACCGATTCGTTACACTCGCGTCTAATATTACGTATACTAACCTTTGCTTCTTCCGCTTTTTTCTTACAAAGCTTTACCATTTCCTGCCTTGCATTAGAATCCATTGGAGGGATCTTAATACGAACAACATTTCCATCAGCAATAGGCTGCAAATTCAGATTTGCCTTTTCTATAGCTTTTGCAATACTACCTACATTATTAGGGTCAAATGGTGTAATTAATAATTGTCTGCCCTCAGGAGCCGTTACATTCGCAACACCCTTTAACCGGGTAGGCGTTCCAAAAACATCTACCGTAACTGAATCAAGCATGCTAGGATTTGCTCTACCTGTCCGAATGGACTTCAATTCCGTTTTTAAATGCTCAACAGCTGCCGTCATCTTAGTTTTTGCTGATTCATAACTCATAAAACTCTTACTCCTTTGATACAAGCGTTCCAATATTACTTTGAAATACAGCCTTTTTTAAACTATCTTGAGCAAAAATGTCAAAGACTAGAATAGGTAGCTGATTTTCCATACATAAGGCCGTAGCTGTAAGATCCATGACAGCAAGAGACTTTTCAAGCACTTCTGAATAAGAAATTTTATCATATTTTACAGCATCAGGGTATTTGTGAGGATCTTTATCATAAACACCATCCACTTTTGTAGCTTTTAACATAATATCAGCCCCTATTTCAATTGCTCTCAAAGCCGCAGCAGTATCCGTTGTAAAAAAGGGCATTCCTGTACCACCCACAAAAATTAAAGCAAAACCCTGTTCTAAATAAGCAATGGCCTTTGCAGGTGAATACTCCTCTACAAAATTACCACAAGCAATTGCGCTTAAAACCTTCACCTTGCACCCAATGCTTATAAATAACTCTTGCAATGCTATCCCATTAATGAGTGTTGCAAGCATACCCATCTGATCAGATGCAACTCTTGATATTCCAAGAAGAGCATTCTGATTGCCTCTAAAAATATTACCGCCTCCAATTACAATACCTACTTGTATTGAATCTTCCTGAAGCTGTTTAACTGACCTTGCAATGATAAGTGCTGTCTCTTTCCCTACAATTTCTTGGCCCAGAAGGGCTTCTCCTGATAGTTTAAGTAAAATACGTTTTAACAAAATGTGTCTCCTAAAAAACTTCCGCTAAAAACAAAAACCCCTCTCTTTTGAGAAGGGTTTTCTGCTATAACTTAAAAGCAACCTAAAGTAAAAACTTCGGTTGCTGCCTTGCGAAAAACTCAAGTTGCTACGCTTTGCTCACCAACTTGCCAGCGCAAAAATCGCTTTAGTTTAATTGGCTTGCCAATTTCTTTTGCCTTAGCTGCAACAAGCTGCTCTATTGTAATTGTATGATCTTTTACAAATTTTTGACGAAGCAAACAGACTTGGTCATAAAAGGCGTTGATCTTACCTTCTACAATTTTTGCAATAATATTCTCAGGCTTACCTTTTACCTGCCCCTTTGCAATATCCTCTTCATGGGCTTTAACATCAGCCGGGATTTCACTTGAATCTAGGTATTGAGGTGCTTCTGCTGCAATATGCATTGCTATATCTTTTGCTAAAGCCTCTTCACCAGAAGCTCCTTCAATTTCAACAAAAGTTACAATTTTACCACCCATATGAGAGTAAAAACCAAGTGAGCGATCGTTACCTTTTTGAAAAACTGCGATACGTTGTACTTTTAGGTTCTCACCAATGCTCTGAACAACGATTGCTCTATGTTGGTCTATTGTTAACGAATGATCTTTAGAAAATTTCTGTTGTAAAAACGCGTCCACAGAGACGGGCGTAGTATTTGCAACTTCTAGAGCAAGTTCACTCAAAAATTTCTGAAATGATTCATTCTTTGCAACAAAGTCAGTTTCTGCATTTACTTCAATCAAAGCAAGCGCCTTTGCAGACTCAGCAACACCTATCAAACCTTCCTTGGTCTCACGCCCCTCTTTTTTAACAGCGGATGCAATACCTGCTTTTCTTAAATTTGCAATTGCAAGATCCATATCGCCACCAGATTGGTCCAATGCCTCTTTACATTTTGCCATGCCAACACCTGTTCTTGCACGTAGCTCTTTAACCATTTCTGCAGTTACTGGTTTTGTCATACAATCCCCTCTACACTAAAAGATTCTTCTTCAGCTGATGAAACATGTTTTGCTTCCTCAGCTTCATCTTCCATTACACTCTCTTTTCCAGAAGAAAGACGCATGTCGTTTTTCTGTTCAATAATTGCTTGTGTAATGACTTGTAAAATCAATTTAATGCTCTTTAAGGCATCATCATTGCAAGGGATAACAAGTTGAATTGGATCTGGATCACAGTTAGTATCAACTAGTCCTAAAACAGGTATATTCAATTTATTAGCTTCAGCAACAGCCAAATGTTCAAGACTTGGGTCAACAACGATGATAAGACCTGGAACTCTACGCATGGTTCTTACGCCACCTAAATTCTTATTGAGCTTCTCCTGCGTTTTTACAAGCAACGAAACTTCCTTTTTAGTAAGTCCTTCAGAACCTATTGCAACCTTTTTTTCTACTTTTTCTAATTTTTTTACAGATTGACGAATGGTCTGTAAATTTGTGAGCATACCACCCAACCAGCGTTCTGCAACATAAAACTCATTACACGCTTCAGCACATTCTTTGATGACACTTTTTGCTTGTTTTTTTGTGCCAACAAACAAGATAGTCTTGCGTGAAGCCACAATTTTTCTTACAAACTCAACAGCCAAACGAATTTGTTGCATTGTCTTTGCTAGGTC encodes:
- the frr gene encoding ribosome recycling factor, with the protein product MSYESAKTKMTAAVEHLKTELKSIRTGRANPSMLDSVTVDVFGTPTRLKGVANVTAPEGRQLLITPFDPNNVGSIAKAIEKANLNLQPIADGNVVRIKIPPMDSNARQEMVKLCKKKAEEAKVSIRNIRRECNESVKKQKSAGDIAEDQMKRLEKQIQDLTDKSCKEIDDAAHAKEKDVMEI
- the pyrH gene encoding UMP kinase, with the translated sequence MLKRILLKLSGEALLGQEIVGKETALIIARSVKQLQEDSIQVGIVIGGGNIFRGNQNALLGISRVASDQMGMLATLINGIALQELFISIGCKVKVLSAIACGNFVEEYSPAKAIAYLEQGFALIFVGGTGMPFFTTDTAAALRAIEIGADIMLKATKVDGVYDKDPHKYPDAVKYDKISYSEVLEKSLAVMDLTATALCMENQLPILVFDIFAQDSLKKAVFQSNIGTLVSKE
- a CDS encoding glycosyltransferase — protein: MRFVIILFLICTCVADAKTVCLNMIVKDESAIIERCLNSCKDKIDYWVIVDMGSCDATKQIICQCMKNKPGELHERSWVNFEYNRNEALDLARDKADYILFIDADQRLEFEPTFNEATLEDPYYYVTTEEPGGLTSKHILLVDASYPWHWTGSVHESISCEGMVLDFQRSMNGVKLINVQDGCHASDPNRHLKDAETLEIEVRKNPTDSHAVFCLAQCYLNANQKILALKYYERRVQMEGSLDEKWYSLYTVARLHDEMGFPSDVITKEYCQAFQQRPIRAEPLGLLALHHLQRGNFILAYALAVQALGIKKPQDGYFVEDWFYEYGSLCIYADSARCLGAKEQALKAYQHVLKRECLPEGVRSKIKKTVEELSAPISIK
- a CDS encoding 1-deoxy-D-xylulose-5-phosphate reductoisomerase → MRRKISVLGSTGSIGKNALKIASNSNEKVEIVALSAKENIDLLEQQAWEYAPRLIAVYDKEKALILQKKLPHIRVLGGMEGLCEVATHHEAETVVAAIVGSVGLLPTIEAIKAKKAIALANKEVLVAAGAYIMPLVKEHNVALIPVDSEHSAVFQCLHHEDPKSVRRIILTSSGGPFREWSLEQLGQVTVEDALKHPNFAMGAKITIDSSTLMNKGLEVIEAYWLFGAQLDQIEVIIHPQQKIHSMVEFIDGSIMAQMCEPDMVIPIQYAMTYPERFQGLLKPYDFVKNSRLDFIQPDISKFRCLSLAYEALRLGGTLPCYMNAANEVLVNRFLKKEISWMSISEKLERLMGNCQNHQDVSLESILAVDESARRDALKI
- the tsf gene encoding translation elongation factor Ts, which produces MTKPVTAEMVKELRARTGVGMAKCKEALDQSGGDMDLAIANLRKAGIASAVKKEGRETKEGLIGVAESAKALALIEVNAETDFVAKNESFQKFLSELALEVANTTPVSVDAFLQQKFSKDHSLTIDQHRAIVVQSIGENLKVQRIAVFQKGNDRSLGFYSHMGGKIVTFVEIEGASGEEALAKDIAMHIAAEAPQYLDSSEIPADVKAHEEDIAKGQVKGKPENIIAKIVEGKINAFYDQVCLLRQKFVKDHTITIEQLVAAKAKEIGKPIKLKRFLRWQVGEQSVAT